Proteins found in one Malassezia vespertilionis chromosome 5, complete sequence genomic segment:
- the ERT1 gene encoding Transcriptional regulator of nonfermentable carbon utilization (COG:K; EggNog:ENOG503NWT9) — translation MRRRSTAKRERCIRKGLADQCVDGYRKKAKYLLEEDDISPTVQQPTLHMEAPPSGPDMFVNNLHENMAIPEASSFSPTVFKQTSKDFGRSEPSAAFAFDPKTAFGFDPTSLECSILTSMLHDADSSALSGDSPDVAHIPAMDLMENYTTLQSSAPGGSADDGTSVPPVASWKTQSHMQPMSDRRDSTGSFTKQGIYMGSLGQQMKQNNRNSPSSLDTNVVFSPEALVQAGKSTAQRACADETNPSHEHSSTTNNINESIWKQRVSRVYNDRVKPFRYTDAYHILLKYVMLKYEKADVLRIVRALAIFRPSLIALQMPLSEEDEVFVERAFQRTILEFEKLISFSGTPTVVWRRTCEISLVGSEFCMLTQWSKEDLMGKYIYQFMDKSSVLKYW, via the exons atgcgccgacGCAGCACGGCGAAGCGGGAG CGGTGCATTCGAAAAGGCCTAGCCGACCAGTGCGTGGATGGCTATCGCAAGAAAGCCAAGTACCTGCTGGAGGAGGACGATATCT CACCGACAGTCCAACAACCTACGCTGCACATGGAGGCACCACCGTCTGGCCCCGATATGTTTGTAAACAATCTTCACGAGAACATGGCGATTCCGGAAGCAAGCTCATTTTCGC CAACCGTGTTTAAGCAAACGTCCAAGGACTTTGGTCGCAGCGAGCCTAGTGCTGCATTTGCATTTGATCCCAAAACTGCATTCGGTTTTGATCCCACCTCACTGGAGTGCTCTATCCTTACCTCCATGCTCCATGACGCAGACTCCAGTGCTTTGAGCGGCGATTCTCCGGATGTGGCACACATACCAGCCATGGATCTCATGGAGAATTATACCACGCTGCAGAGCTCTGCACCAGGCGGCTCGGCAGATGACGGCACGAGTGTTCCGCCCGTCGCCAGTTGGAAAACGCAGTCACACATGCAGCCCATGTCGGACCGTCGAGACTCCACGGGCAGCTTTACCAAACAAGGGATATACATGGGGTCGCTTGGCCAGCAAATGAAGCAGAACAACCGAAACAGCCCATCTTCTTTGGATACCAATGTCGTCTTTTCCCCCGAAGCACTTGTACAAGCGGGAAAGAGCACGGCACAGCGTGCCTGCGCAGACGAAACCAACCCCTCACATGAGCATTCCAGTACGACGAACAATATTAATGAAAGTATATGGAAACAACGGGTGTCAAGGGTGTACAATGACCGAGTGAAGCCATTCCGATACACGGATGCGTACCATATCCTGCTCAAGTATGTGATGCTAAAGTACGAAAAAGCAGATGTGTTGCGAATTGTTCGCGCGTTAGCGATTTTCCGGCCCTCTTTAATTGCGTTGCAGATGCCTCTGAGCGAGGAAGATGAGGTGTTTGTGGAGCGAGCATTTCAACGCACCATTCTTGAATTTGAGAAACTCATCTCATTTTCCGGAACACCCACGGTTGTATGGCGCAGGACGTGCGAGATATCACTGGTTGGATCTGAGTTCTGCATGCTCACGCAATGGTCGAAAGAAGATTTAATGGGCAAGTACATTTACCAATTTATGGACAAGAGCTCGGTGCTAAAGTACTGGTAG
- the TOP1 gene encoding DNA topoisomerase (BUSCO:EOG09260MRU; COG:L; EggNog:ENOG503NUJJ), whose protein sequence is MESKLQDESSDEDLPLSTTIKAGESSGSDSDVPMSQQREESGSDTPLKNEVDASDDGEEEEGDEGKDAKKRKRGAVKQRQSKTDLEGGGEQRWTTLIHKGPKFPELYKPLPEDVTLKYEGRPVTLLPEAEEAAMFYAVKLETQHAQNPIFNKNFFEDFQSVLKKYPPEHGVKIKKFEKLDFRDMYTYWKALKDAEVERKKSMAPSARKAEIAARKAMENEYKSCIVDGHEQKAGNVTVEPPGLFLGRGAHPKAGRIKTRIMPEQIIINHSADHPAPKPPPGHQWGEVVEKKDVTWLALWRENINNSFKYVFLDASSTFKTDSDREKFEKARRLDACVKQVRADVIRNLVSKNRVDRMVATIVWLIDNFSLRAGNEKGEDEAETYGVCSLRCGHATLLQPNKLKLSFLGKDSMKFEETLSIENKEVFKNLTLFLKTDGSKVDGEYVRKGPDDPIFAAPKVKGTKLAPLSPDVVNQFLSKYMKGLSAKVFRTYNASVTFQGLLDKTEAWLKQRPTAQEREINPANLRIAYNEANRQVAILCNHQKTVNHVMLNKALDRTREKIFGIQYQISKECQKLLTHHTAAELKKEYLPKDHDFAKHWNLILKDVHLDKGKVIEYEEGIIRDKKARLVTAFERMLSEKEYLAGMQKEQLNGTIGVKKEAAEIDFKPVRGITTKEQLDAELKNMDKQLKVWERERKTNKSESPSCNVPSTARKILTKYETIKKQEAELLNKNNTSDVSLGTSKINYIDPRITVAWLKKWDKHLQYNVSKKKNSKPKKEEQETKDAIAAVSEKMELDLKVMNIGQFFPMTLQKKFKWAAVDDDGESMSPNWTFVRNAVEKMRTLESGSRSAD, encoded by the exons ATGGAGTCCAAGCTTCAG GATGAGTCTTCGGATGAGGATCTTCCGTTGAGCACGACAATAAAGGCGGGAGAGTCGTCCGGCTCGGACTCGGACGTGCCAATGTCTCAGCAGCGAGAGGAGAGTGGCTCTGATACGCCTTTAAAAAATGAAGTGGATGCGAGCGATGACGGAGAAGAGGAGGAAGGCGATGAGGGGAAGGACGCGAAGAAGCGGaaacgcggcgccgtcaagcagcgccaatCGAAAACGGACTTGGAAGGGGGAGGCGAACAGCGCTGGACTACCTTGATTCACAAAGGTCCCAAGTTTCCCGAATTGTACAAGCCTCTGCCTGAAGACGTAACGCTCAAGTACGAAGGAAGACCCGTCACGCTTCTTCCTGAAGCGGAGGAAGCCGCCATGTTCTATGCAGTGAAGCTTGAGACACAACACGCACAGAATCCCATCTTTAACAAAAACTTTTTTGAAGACTTCCAAAGTGTGCTGAAAAAGTACCCTCCCGAACACGGCGTCAAAATTAAAAAATTTGAGAAACTCGACTTCCGCGACATGTACACATATTGGAAAGCGCTGAAAGATGCCGAGGTGGAGCGGAAAAAAAGCATGGCGCCCTCGGCGCGTAAAGCTGAGATAGCGGCGCGTAAAGCAATGGAGAATGAATACAAGTCCTGCATTGTGGATGGCCACGAACAAAAAGCCGGCAACGTGACGGTGGAACCTCCGGGCCTGTTCCTGGGCCGAGGTGCACACCCCAAAGCTGGGCGTATAAAGACGCGCATTATGCCCGAACAGATCATCATCAACCATAGTGCGGATCACCCCGCGCCGAAGCCGCCGCCAGGCCACCAATGGGGCGAAGTTGTGGAGAAGAAGGACGTGACGTGGCTTGCTCTTTGGCGGGAGAATATTAACAACAGCTTCAAATACGTCTTCCTCGATGCCTCGAGCACTTTCAAGACAGACTCGGACCGCGAAAAGTTTGAAAAGGCGCGACGTCTCGACGCATGTGTAAAACAGGTTCGTGCAGATGTGATCAGGAATCTTGTTTCTAAAAACCGTGTCGATCGTATGGTTGCGACCATTGTGTGGCTGATTGATAACTTTTCACTTCGTGCAGGGAATGAAAAAGGAGAAGATGAGGCGGAGACGTATGGCGTTTGCTCCTTGCGCTGTGGACATGCGACGTTACTGCAACCTAACAAGTTGAAGCTCTCCTTTCTCGGAAAAGATTCGATGAAGTTTGAAGAAACACTTAGCATTGAGAATAAGGAGGTGTTCAAAAATCTGACTTTGTTCCTAAAGACGGACGGCAGCAAAGTTGACGGCGAATATGTTCGAAAAGGCCCGGATGACCCTATTTTCGCAGCGCCCAAGGTAAAGGGCACAAAATTGGCGCCACTGTCACCGGATGTGGTCAACCAATTCTTGAGCAAGTACATGAAGGGGCTGAGCGCAAAAGTTTTCCGTACATACAATGCATCTGTCACATTCCAGGGTCTGCTCGACAAGACAGAGGCATGGCTCAAACAGCGCCCCacggcgcaggagcgcgaaATCAACCCTGCAAACCTTCGTATTGCCTACAACGAAGCCAACCGCCAAGTTGCCATTTTGTGTAACCACCAAAAGACTGTAAATCATGTGATGCTCAACAAGGCATTGgaccgcacgcgcgaaaaGATCTTTGGAATCCAGTACCAAATTTCGAAAGAGTGCCAGAAATTGCTCACGCATCATACCGCCGCAGAATTAAAGAAGGAGTACCTTCCAAAAGACCATGATTTTGCAAAGCATTGGAATTTAATTTTAAAAGACGTTCATCTTGATAAGGGCAAGGTAATCGAGTATGAAGAAGGTATTATCCGCGACAAGAAAGCACGTCTTGTCACTGCATTTGAGCGCATGCTTTCAGAGAAAGAGTACTTGGCGGGCATGCAAAAAGAGCAATTAAATGGTACAATCGGAGTAAAAAAGGAGGCAGCTGAAATTGATTTCAAGCCTGTGCGCGGCATTACGACCAAGGAGCAGCTGGATGCAGAACTGAAGAACATGGACAAGCAACTCAAGGTATGGGAGCGAGAGCGAAAGACCAACAAGAGCGAGTCCCCCAGTTGCAACGTCCCATCAACTGCCCGCAAGATCCTGACTAAATACGAAACAATCAAGAAACAAGAGGCTGAGCTGTTGAACAAGAACAACACCAGCGATGTGTCTTTGGGCACTTCCAAGATCAACTATATTGATCCGCGCATTACTGTCGCTTGGCTGAAGAAATGGGATAAGCATTTGCAATACAATGTTTCAAAAAAAAAGAACTCGAAACCTAAAAAGGAGGAGCAGGAAACAAAGGATGCTATTGCCGCCGTCAGTGAGAAGATGGAGCTCGATTTGAAGGTGATGAATATCGGCCAGTTCTTCCCGATGACGCTGCAAAAGAAATTCAAATGGGCAGCAGTGGACGACGATGGTGAAAGTATGTCTCCAAACTGGACATTTGTCCGCAACGCTGTGGAGAAAATGCGTACTTTGGAAAGCGGCTCGCGTAGTGCTGACTAG
- the PCK1 gene encoding phosphoenolpyruvate carboxykinase (ATP) (COG:G; EggNog:ENOG503NVNR): MTSPGNHHDELAQENYPNPLLSLDISMFSKAGFDMERLQIKRNSSAAELYEEALAKENAVISSNGALINFSGKKTGRSPKDKRIVFEESSKNDIWWGPVNIKLDEHTFEINRERAIDYLNTRDDIYVFDGFAGWDPKYRIKVRVICARAYHALFMHNMLIRPTVEELENFGEPDFTIYNAGQFPANRFTAGMTSTTSVEINFKRREMVILGTEYAGEMKKGIFSVMHYIQPVKFGQLSLHSSCNQGKDGDVSLFFGLSGTGKTTLSADPNRYLIGDDEHVWSDTGVFNIEGGCYAKCIGLSKEKEPEIFNAIRFGSILENVTYDSTTRVPDYDDASLTENTRCAYPIDFIPNAKIPCIADKQPSNVIMLTCDAYGVLPPVSKLSSEQAQYHFIAGYTSKTPGTEDGVVEPSPTFSTCYGQPFIVLQPQRYATMLAERMSNVKCDAYLVNTGWTGGKFGVGHRCPLKYTRAILDAIHDGTLKNAQYETFAPGVFDLQIPTKVGDVPAELLNPSRSWSDKAGFETELAKLAGMFSEAFVKYEKDVNPEVLKAGPSSARA; encoded by the coding sequence ATGACTTCTCCCGGTAACCATCACGATGAGCTTGCTCAAGAAAACTACCCCAACCCCTTGCTGTCTCTGGACATCTCCATGTTCTCCAAGGCCGGTTTCGACATGGAACGCTTGCAAATTAAGCGCAACAGCTCCGCTGCGGAGCTGTACGAGGAGGCCCTTGCCAAAGAAAATGCCGTCATTTCTTCCAACGGTGCGCTGATCAACTTTTCTGGTAAGAAAACCGGTCGTTCTCCCAAGGACAAGCGTATCGTCTTTGAGGAAAGCTCCAAGAACGACATTTGGTGGGGTCCCGTAAACATTAAGCTGGACGAGCATACGTTCGAGATCAACCGCGAGCGTGCGATTGACTACCTTAACACGCGTGATGACATCTACGTCTTTGACGGGTTCGCCGGCTGGGACCCCAAATACCGCATCAAGGTCCGTgtgatttgcgcgcgcgcctaCCACGCGCTCTTTATGCACAACATGCTTATCCGCCCCACCGTTGAGGAGCTGGAGAACTTTGGTGAGCCTGACTTTACTATCTACAATGCCGGCCAGTTCCCCGCTAACCGTTTTACGGCGGGTATGACCTCGACGACCTCGGTGGAAATCAACTTTAAGCGCCGCGAAATGGTCATTCTCGGTACCGAGTACGCCGGTGAGATGAAGAAGGGTATTTTCTCCGTTATGCACTACATCCAGCCTGTCAAGTTTGGCCAACTCTCGCTGCACTCGTCGTGCAACCAGGGTAAGGACGGCGATGTGTCGCTCTTTTTCGGTCTCTCAGGCACGGGCAAGACTACGCTTTCTGCCGACCCCAACCGCTACCTGATTGGTGACGACGAGCACGTTTGGTCCGACACAGGTGTGTTTAACATCGAGGGTGGCTGCTACGCCAAGTGCATTGGCCTTTCGAAGGAGAAGGAGCCCGAGATTTTCAACGCAATCCGCTTTGGCTCTATTCTCGAGAATGTTACATACGATTCAACCACGCGTGTGCCCGACTATGACGACGCTAGCCTCACGGAGAACACGCGTTGTGCGTACCCGATTGACTTTATCCCCAATGCCAAGATTCCTTGCATTGCGGACAAGCAGCCTTCGAATGTGATCATGCTTACGTGTGATGCCTACGGTGTGCTTCCGCCCGTTTCTAAGCTTTCTTcggagcaggcgcagtACCACTTTATTGCTGGCTACACTTCCAAAACTCCGGGCACTGAGGACGGTGTTGTGGAACCCTCGCCTACCTTCTCGACCTGCTACGGCCAGCCCTTCATTGTGCTCCAGCCGCAGCGCTACGCGACGATgcttgcggagcgcatGTCGAACGTCAAGTGCGACGCTTACCTCGTCAACACTGGCTGGACCGGCGGCAAGTTTGGCGTCGGTCACCGCTGCCCGTTGAAATACACGCGTGCCATTCTCGACGCTATCCACGACGGCACGCTCAAGAATGCTCAGTACGAGACGTTTGCGCCGGGCGTGTTTGACCTCCAGATTCCCACTAAGGTTGGCGACGTTCCTGCTGAGCTGCTAAACCCCAGCAGGTCCTGGAGCGACAAGGCCGGCTTCGAGACCGAGCTTGCGAAACTTGCGGGCATGTTCTCCGAGGCCTTTGTCAAGTACGAGAAGGACGTCAATCCCGAGGTGCTCAAGGCTGGACCCAGCTCTGCTCGCGCATAA
- a CDS encoding uncharacterized protein (EggNog:ENOG503NWGD; COG:U; TransMembrane:9 (o12-34i62-82o88-107i114-134o154-173i182-210o216-234i255-272o278-300i)), translating into MSVTNPESNPPAFKYVGLGLAVGSGVFIGASFVFKKKGLLASQRKYATEAGESHAYLKSPMWWTGMIIMVVGEILNFVAYAFADAVLVTPMGALSVVVCAILSSIFLKERLTLFGKVGCFLCIVGSVIIAVNAPEQKTDGNIRNYEKLFIAPGFLTWLSICVVSSLILVFFVAPRYGKKSMLVYITICSVIGGLSVSVTSGLGSAIILSIRGTNQFTYWFTYFLLAFIIVTLLVEINYLNKALELFNTAAVTPTYYVLFTAATIITSVILSQGMRAKAVSIVTIVFGFFTICAGILLLQLSKMDPEELREQKGVDRKSSLLVRMTQMQTGPEREEDAAHIEDPGMDSIRGGLGVVGSLMRAKSARSRISTCLDDDALHACAQHEHDGLERYQLYDRPMSFSPEPDGDARRTGKSIKFMPGTELPHGHHGQGTPLEPSAHEMPHMLVPILEKGEDAMPGKSEQSSLLGDDISLTDYHADVGDQTTATDMHRVGTSSPYDVDMLRMWHDEPVFDKMSNVASPTGIVEAYYDEEDAAERVHRAHAHPPRSLGILPRGRTHIFRRHTHDPNTSALGLGLFKSRKFSRGAHDPLAHRDALPHAKRVVSDSTRASCEAQQLLE; encoded by the coding sequence ATGTCGGTGACGAACCCCGAGAGCAACCCACCGGCGTTTAAGTACGTTGGTTTGGGCCTTGCGGTAGGGAGTGGCGTGTTTATTGGCGCCTCGTTCGTTTTCAAGAAGAAAGGCTTGCTTGCCTCGCAGCGCAAGTATGCAACCGAGGCCGGCGAGTCGCATGCGTACCTAAAAAGCCCCATGTGGTGGACCGGGATGATTATCATGGTTGTTGGTGAAATCCTCAATTTCGTCGCGTACGCGTTCGCCGACGCGGTGCTAGTCACGCCGATGGGCGCGCTCAGCGTCGTGGTGTGTGCTATTTTGTCGTCTATATTTTTAAAGGAACGCCTTACGTTATTTGGCAAGGTGGGGTGTTTTCTTTGCATTGTCGGCTCTGTGATCATCGCGGTGAACGCACCGGAGCAAAAGACCGACGGCAACATACGCAACTACGAGAAGCTCTTTATCGCGCCTGGCTTTCTTACGTGGCTTTCTATTTGCGTCGTGTCTTCCCTGATCCTAGTGTTcttcgtcgcgccgcgctacGGAAAAAAATCGATGCTGGTCTACATTACCATTTGTAGCGTGATTGGGGGACTGAGTGTCAGCGTCACGAGCGGACTGGGCTCCGCCATTATTTTGTCCATCCGCGGCACGAACCAGTTTACCTATTGGTTCACCTACTTTCTGCTTGCATTCATCATTGTCACCTTGCTCGTGGAAATCAACTACCTGaacaaggcgctcgagctgttCAACACCGCAGCTGTGACGCCTACATACTATGTCTTGTTTACCGCTGCAACGATCATCACTTCCGTCATTCTTTCTCAgggcatgcgcgcaaaggcCGTCTCCATTGTCACGATTGTCTTTGGCTTCTTTACTATTTGCGCGGGAATTTTGCTCCTCCAGCTGAGTAAGATGGACCCCGAGGAGCTGCGTGAGCAGAAGGGCGTGGACCGCAAATCTTCACTGCTCGTGCGCATGACGCAAATGCAGACCGGTCCAGAGAGGGAGGaggacgcagcgcacatCGAGGACCCCGGCATGGACTCCATTCGCGGCGGACTCGGCGTCGTCGGCAGTCTgatgcgcgcgaaaagTGCGCGCAGTCGGATTTCAACGTGcttggacgacgatgcgtTGCATGCCTGTGCTCAGCATGAGCACGACGGCCTAGAGCGCTACCAGCTCTACGACCGGCCCATGTCTTTCTCGCCTGAACccgacggcgacgcgcgccgcacgggAAAATCTATCAAGTTTATGCCCGGCACAGAGCTGCCACACGGCCATCATggccaaggcacgccgctcgagccaagcgcacaCGAAATGCCGCACATGCTCGTGCCGATTTTGGAGAAGGGAGAAGACGCGATGCCAGGCAAGTCGGAACAAAGCAGCTTGCTGGGCGACGATATCTCCCTCACCGACTACCACGCAGATGTCGGCGACCAGACCACCGCCACCGACATGCACCGTGTAGGCACCTCGAGTCCGTATGATGTGGATATGCTGCGCATGTGGCACGACGAGCCGGTATTTGACAAGATGTCCAACGTAGCGTCGCCGACAGGGATCGTCGAAGCATACTacgacgaggaggatgCAGCGGAGAGAGTACAccgcgcacatgcacatCCCCCACGCTCCTTGGGCATTCTACCGCGCGGCAGGACGCATATTTTTCGCAGGCATACGCACGACCCGAACACCTCGGCACTCGGCCTGGGTCTGTTCAAGTCGCGGAAATTTTCGCGTGGCGCACACGACCCTTTGGCGCATCGAGACGCTTTACCAcacgccaagcgcgtcgtGAGCGACTCAACGCGTGCATCCTGTGAGGCACAACAGCTACTGGAATAA